A section of the Elizabethkingia anophelis R26 genome encodes:
- a CDS encoding GLPGLI family protein: protein MNRKITFFIFLLIINQYFTQSIKEESVNRFTYELTYKIDSTNLRDIRKELFFLDVLGKESRFASQNKLMKDSVIYSVGVSNDATAALSMMGRMKTKFNYNIYTNLERPEQMIVETIGMKNYKYQFPLSKMNWKIEDEVKKIGIYNCQKATLEIGGRKWAAWFTPDVPLNFGPYKFQGLPGLIVSVSDAKSHYSFMLQGNKKEKALFSPLTIQRVTEIKPGDVEKLRQNADGAGIFNMSGFQLSPEMQREAEKRLKERKKKENNLLELKPFEVF from the coding sequence ATGAATAGAAAAATTACATTTTTTATTTTCCTTTTAATTATCAACCAATACTTTACCCAGAGTATTAAAGAGGAAAGCGTGAACAGATTCACATATGAGCTTACCTATAAAATTGATTCAACAAATTTGAGAGATATAAGAAAAGAACTTTTTTTTCTGGATGTCTTAGGAAAAGAATCACGCTTTGCAAGTCAGAATAAGTTGATGAAAGATTCTGTTATTTATTCTGTTGGAGTTAGCAATGATGCCACAGCAGCGCTTTCGATGATGGGGCGGATGAAAACAAAGTTTAACTATAATATTTATACTAATTTGGAGAGACCGGAACAGATGATTGTAGAGACAATTGGTATGAAGAATTACAAATATCAATTCCCACTCTCAAAAATGAACTGGAAGATTGAAGATGAGGTTAAAAAAATAGGAATTTACAATTGCCAGAAAGCAACATTGGAAATAGGTGGTCGGAAATGGGCAGCATGGTTCACACCGGATGTTCCATTAAATTTCGGCCCATATAAGTTTCAGGGATTACCGGGACTGATTGTTTCAGTTTCGGATGCAAAATCTCATTATTCCTTTATGTTGCAGGGGAATAAAAAAGAAAAGGCACTCTTTTCCCCATTGACTATACAGCGGGTCACTGAAATAAAGCCTGGGGATGTAGAAAAGCTAAGACAAAATGCTGATGGAGCAGGAATATTTAATATGAGCGGATTTCAGCTAAGCCCTGAAATGCAACGTGAAGCAGAGAAAAGATTGAAGGAAAGAAAAAAGAAAGAAAATAATCTTCTGGAGTTAAAGCCATTTGAAGTATTTTAA
- a CDS encoding UvrD-helicase domain-containing protein, with the protein MNTYTVINASAGSGKTYSLIKNLLKICLRNNRPEIIRNILALTFTNKAANEMKERILSWLGDFTSDHYMNIQALTDIQKELKGEGIHLTLEDLHYRSKNLLDYILHHYSALNISTIDKFNTRLIRSFAYELGLPQNFNLEINAAPFLLEAVDQTLDKIGDNEQLSVAFMDYVNYNLDNQKRENLQKTLFDSAKNFNSDIHYFTLGKNKNFDWNAYSDEKEKIRKEIKQLMKEAKEKALSSVELIKSRDLSIEDFAGGKVNSIAVFFEKYLNTESPALPTNSEEKALENYNKLSGAKSKNRADEIAAILPILLDNRKNIILNHLEIEKKKKIHTALLPLKVNKEIQDQLKFIEDENDLLMLSRFNVLINEQLRNEPSAFIYEKVGEQYQHYFFDEFQDTSFLQWQNFLPLRDHILSEESTSFTLVGDPKQSIYRFRGGDAQLMLDIINKKEETPRYADIHNLEHNYRSSYNIVEFNNKLYDYLSDFVEEDYRDIFGTLAQQKPHSENAGRVKINLVENNSVDVFFDEVAEKMKNDIQECLDNGFSFSDIAILCRGNNDILKFSQSLSALEVDYKNEKQFIRTISEKGLTLDLSATINAVIQYLLWYSFPKNRRYLVLCLYYLNKSGRISIEDFSAELSDILLAENTTSLQQKVEEKYKLKLTSDIPNLNTYSFIESILQEFSVKGKETDYLINFLELLYGFFQNMAATLKDFLQYWQEEGHSISIQASENTDAINLMTIHKSKGLEFPVVFLPMRNSHKDTQFNDWYDISDSREQPLQTVNLTSFNKDLAQYDQSMTSFNEVNTYKNKIDRFCIQYVATTRAVEQMFFYIQKPGKTSGYLEIYDFIAGQKSIDEDSFDFFETDEKHLLKQRKKTKQHTGQDLHIGSLRASDETFSTEIKIATPSKSYQERNESVKTGIFTHQILEKVVTKEDAPYVLKQYLLDGTITKSEFEAVQIRLNKLFETYPQYFDGHYEVINERDMLFSDKGESRLLRTDRLLKAPEGWIIIDFKTGAEREKYEDQIDIYKKALERSGEKVWKTEVLYI; encoded by the coding sequence ATGAACACCTATACCGTTATCAACGCATCAGCAGGCTCTGGAAAGACATATAGCCTTATTAAAAATCTTTTGAAGATCTGCCTGCGTAATAACAGACCCGAAATTATCCGGAACATACTGGCGCTTACTTTTACAAATAAAGCTGCCAACGAAATGAAAGAAAGGATTTTGTCCTGGCTTGGAGATTTCACATCTGATCATTATATGAATATTCAGGCATTGACAGATATTCAAAAAGAATTAAAAGGTGAAGGCATTCATCTGACTTTGGAGGACCTTCATTACAGGTCTAAAAATTTACTGGATTATATCCTCCATCACTATTCCGCACTGAATATCAGTACTATTGACAAATTCAACACCAGGCTGATCCGTTCTTTTGCCTATGAACTGGGGCTACCCCAGAATTTTAATCTGGAAATTAATGCTGCTCCTTTTCTTCTGGAAGCAGTAGACCAAACTCTGGATAAGATTGGGGATAACGAACAGCTTTCTGTGGCATTTATGGATTATGTCAATTATAATCTGGACAATCAGAAACGGGAAAATCTACAGAAAACCTTATTTGATAGTGCAAAGAACTTCAATAGTGACATTCATTATTTTACCTTGGGAAAGAATAAGAATTTTGACTGGAATGCTTATTCTGATGAAAAGGAAAAAATAAGAAAAGAAATAAAGCAACTGATGAAAGAAGCCAAAGAAAAAGCTCTTTCGTCTGTGGAACTCATAAAATCCCGTGATTTATCTATAGAAGACTTTGCTGGCGGAAAAGTAAACAGTATTGCTGTCTTTTTTGAAAAATATCTGAACACCGAATCCCCTGCGCTTCCCACCAATTCAGAAGAAAAAGCATTGGAAAACTATAATAAGCTGTCTGGTGCCAAATCTAAAAACCGTGCAGACGAAATTGCGGCTATTCTCCCTATACTTCTGGATAATAGAAAAAATATAATTCTGAACCATTTGGAAATAGAGAAAAAGAAGAAAATCCATACAGCCCTACTCCCTCTGAAAGTAAATAAAGAAATTCAGGATCAGTTAAAATTTATTGAAGACGAGAACGATTTACTAATGCTGTCCCGTTTCAATGTACTGATCAACGAACAGCTTCGTAATGAGCCCTCAGCATTTATCTACGAAAAGGTTGGCGAGCAATATCAGCATTATTTTTTCGATGAATTTCAGGATACCTCATTCCTGCAATGGCAGAATTTCCTGCCCCTGCGGGATCATATTCTTTCAGAAGAAAGCACCAGTTTTACTCTTGTAGGTGATCCAAAACAGAGTATATACCGTTTCCGCGGTGGAGATGCACAGCTGATGCTGGATATCATCAATAAAAAAGAAGAGACTCCCAGATATGCAGACATTCATAATCTGGAGCATAATTACCGGAGTAGTTATAACATTGTAGAATTTAACAACAAACTATACGACTATCTTTCTGATTTTGTAGAGGAAGATTACCGGGATATATTTGGTACTCTGGCACAGCAGAAGCCACATTCGGAGAATGCAGGCCGCGTAAAAATAAACCTTGTGGAAAACAATAGTGTAGATGTTTTCTTTGACGAGGTAGCTGAGAAGATGAAGAATGATATTCAAGAATGCCTGGACAATGGTTTTAGTTTTTCGGATATCGCTATATTATGTCGGGGTAACAATGATATTCTGAAGTTTTCGCAATCTCTTTCGGCTCTGGAAGTAGATTATAAAAATGAAAAACAATTTATCCGGACTATTTCAGAAAAGGGACTAACGTTGGATCTTTCAGCAACTATCAATGCTGTTATTCAATATTTACTATGGTATTCATTTCCAAAGAACAGAAGATACCTTGTTCTTTGTCTTTATTACCTTAATAAGTCCGGTCGGATTAGCATAGAAGATTTCAGTGCCGAACTTTCCGACATTCTGTTGGCTGAAAACACCACGTCTCTACAACAGAAAGTGGAAGAAAAATACAAACTGAAGCTTACTTCCGACATTCCAAATCTCAATACCTATAGTTTTATCGAAAGTATTTTACAGGAATTTTCGGTAAAAGGAAAGGAGACCGATTACCTCATCAATTTTCTGGAACTTTTATATGGATTCTTCCAAAATATGGCTGCCACACTAAAGGATTTTCTCCAATACTGGCAGGAAGAAGGCCATTCCATAAGTATTCAGGCTTCAGAAAACACAGATGCTATTAATCTAATGACGATTCATAAATCTAAAGGACTAGAATTCCCAGTAGTTTTTCTTCCTATGAGAAACAGCCACAAGGATACTCAGTTTAATGATTGGTATGATATTTCGGATTCCAGAGAACAACCTTTACAAACAGTAAACCTTACCTCCTTTAACAAAGACCTTGCACAGTATGATCAAAGCATGACATCTTTTAATGAGGTGAATACTTATAAAAATAAAATTGACAGGTTTTGTATTCAGTATGTAGCAACAACAAGAGCTGTAGAACAAATGTTTTTCTATATTCAGAAACCCGGGAAAACTTCTGGATATCTGGAGATATATGATTTTATTGCAGGGCAAAAGAGTATAGATGAGGACAGTTTTGATTTTTTCGAAACAGATGAAAAGCATCTGCTAAAACAACGTAAAAAAACAAAACAGCATACCGGACAGGATCTCCACATTGGTTCGTTAAGAGCTTCTGATGAAACTTTCAGCACTGAAATAAAAATTGCGACACCTTCTAAAAGTTATCAGGAACGAAATGAAAGTGTAAAAACGGGTATATTCACTCACCAGATTCTGGAAAAGGTTGTCACAAAAGAAGATGCGCCGTATGTTCTGAAACAATATTTACTGGATGGCACTATCACTAAGTCAGAATTTGAAGCAGTACAAATCAGGCTGAATAAATTATTCGAGACCTATCCTCAGTATTTCGATGGCCATTATGAAGTGATTAATGAGCGGGATATGTTGTTTTCAGATAAGGGAGAATCTCGTTTATTGCGTACTGACCGCTTACTAAAAGCACCTGAAGGCTGGATTATTATAGACTTTAAAACTGGGGCCGAACGGGAGAAATATGAAGATCAGATCGACATCTATAAAAAAGCATTAGAAAGATCCGGAGAAAAAGTCTGGAAAACTGAGGTATTGTATATATAA
- the rpsU gene encoding 30S ribosomal protein S21 — protein MLIIPVKDGESIDRALKKYKRKFDKTGVVRKLRARQQFVKPSVTHRQKIQKAAHKQRNVSQEEQA, from the coding sequence ATGTTAATAATTCCAGTAAAAGACGGAGAATCTATCGATAGAGCTCTAAAGAAGTATAAAAGAAAATTTGATAAAACAGGTGTTGTAAGAAAGCTAAGAGCTAGACAACAGTTTGTAAAACCTTCTGTGACTCATAGACAAAAGATTCAAAAAGCAGCTCACAAGCAAAGAAACGTTAGCCAGGAGGAGCAGGCATAA
- a CDS encoding tyrosine-type recombinase/integrase, with amino-acid sequence MTLINKFLEYIRIEKRYSENTVTSYKKDLHDFLAFLMETEGTEDTLQVNKKIIRNFIISLNEKKLTNRSINRKLSSLRSYYLFLMKVGDIKVSPLEAIDSLKFYAEKQIPMSTEEMEELQQVFTEKPDILTKAIIETLYQTGMRKSELCTLQFHDVDFSSRILKVHGKGNKQRQIPMSPDLENILKEYLTERNSLPDYNHLFFVNYRGKKLTEKFVYSKVNFYLSYVSSKKKKSPHMLRHSFATHVLDNGAEIFAVKEILGHASLASTQVYTNASIEQLKKVINQAHPRATKKDEL; translated from the coding sequence ATGACGCTCATAAATAAGTTTCTCGAATATATAAGAATTGAGAAGCGCTACTCGGAAAACACAGTTACCAGCTACAAAAAAGATCTCCATGATTTCCTGGCTTTTCTCATGGAAACGGAAGGTACAGAAGATACTTTACAGGTTAATAAAAAGATTATAAGGAACTTTATTATATCTCTGAACGAAAAAAAGCTGACCAACAGAAGTATAAATCGTAAACTGTCCAGTCTGCGCAGCTACTATTTGTTCCTGATGAAGGTAGGGGATATCAAGGTGTCACCACTGGAAGCTATAGATTCTTTAAAGTTTTATGCCGAAAAACAAATTCCGATGTCTACGGAAGAGATGGAGGAATTACAGCAGGTTTTCACAGAAAAACCGGATATTCTTACAAAAGCAATTATCGAAACTCTTTATCAGACCGGAATGAGAAAGTCCGAATTATGTACACTGCAGTTTCATGATGTAGATTTTAGCAGTCGTATTCTTAAAGTACATGGTAAAGGAAATAAGCAGAGGCAGATCCCAATGTCTCCGGATCTGGAAAATATCCTGAAGGAATATCTTACAGAAAGGAATTCTTTACCTGATTACAATCATCTCTTTTTTGTTAATTACAGAGGGAAGAAACTGACTGAAAAGTTTGTTTATTCCAAAGTAAACTTCTATCTTAGTTATGTTAGTTCTAAGAAGAAGAAAAGCCCGCATATGCTTCGGCATAGTTTTGCAACACATGTGTTGGATAACGGTGCGGAGATATTCGCGGTAAAAGAAATCTTAGGTCATGCTAGCCTTGCAAGTACGCAAGTGTACACTAATGCAAGTATTGAACAGTTGAAAAAAGTGATTAACCAGGCTCATCCAAGAGCCACAAAAAAAGATGAATTATGA
- the hpf gene encoding ribosome hibernation-promoting factor, HPF/YfiA family codes for MKITVQSFGLTPHAPLEEHIEKKVNKLETFYDRIQSCKVLLKVENTADKENKTAEVILDIPGEDIVVKKTTSSFEESIDSCVDAAKKLLIKKKETA; via the coding sequence ATGAAAATTACTGTACAATCCTTTGGATTAACCCCTCATGCTCCGTTAGAAGAACATATTGAGAAAAAAGTAAACAAGTTGGAAACATTCTATGACAGAATTCAGTCATGTAAAGTTCTTTTAAAAGTTGAAAATACTGCAGATAAAGAAAATAAAACTGCCGAGGTTATTTTGGATATTCCGGGGGAAGATATAGTTGTTAAGAAAACAACGTCAAGTTTTGAGGAAAGTATTGATAGTTGCGTGGATGCAGCTAAGAAGCTGTTAATCAAGAAAAAAGAAACTGCGTAG